One Lentibacillus cibarius DNA window includes the following coding sequences:
- a CDS encoding YqzM family protein — MNDFEKDPQSKNTDVVDSIKGFGFSFIFFVLIFAIGVIFNVVGS; from the coding sequence GTGAACGATTTTGAAAAGGATCCGCAATCCAAAAATACTGATGTAGTCGATTCCATTAAAGGTTTTGGTTTTTCCTTTATCTTCTTCGTCCTGATTTTCGCAATTGGGGTAATATTCAACGTTGTAGGTTCATGA